Proteins encoded by one window of Gopherus evgoodei ecotype Sinaloan lineage unplaced genomic scaffold, rGopEvg1_v1.p scaffold_32_arrow_ctg1, whole genome shotgun sequence:
- the LOC115640837 gene encoding zinc finger protein 239-like, whose translation MSKNKEENSQQEAAEEVKLHKTLSGRSKGNFFQIHEQGKAWEIPHKSEKWQGNQAGKKVGKTTNCKGNGKDLEETAAQQRIHRDGRKNTCTKCGKSFSRSSNLVSHWRIHTGERPYKCNECGKSFNQSSNLISHQRIHTGERPYKCLDCGENFNQSSDLITHQRLHTGEKPYKCIRCGKTFNQSSNLISHQRIHTRERPYKCLECVESFDWSTQLIRHQLIHTGDRPYKCLDCGKSFRDSSALITHQRTHTGEKPYKCLECGKSFNQSSTLIRHKRTHTGEKPYKCSDCGKRFSQSSNLITHQRLHSGEKR comes from the coding sequence ATGAGTAAGAACAAGGAGGAAAATTCTCAGCAGGAAGCGGCTGAGGAAGTGAAACTGCACAAAACTttatcaggaagatccaaagggaatTTTTTCCAGATTCATGAGCAGGGAAAAGCCTGGGAGATACCACACAAGTCAGAGAAGTGGCAGGGAAACCAGGCAGGGAAGAAAGTAGGTAAAACCACTAATTGTAAAGGAAATGGCAAGGACCTCGAGGAAACCGCAGCCCAGCAGAGAATCCACAGAGATGGGAGAAAAAACACATGCACcaagtgcgggaaaagcttcagtcgtaGCTCAAATCTTGTTTCCCattggagaatccacacaggggagaggccgtATAAATGTaacgagtgcgggaaaagcttcaatcagagctctAACCTTATTTCCCATCAGAGAAttcacacgggagagagaccctataaatgtcTGGACTGTGGGGAAAACTTCAACCAGAGCTCAGACCTCATCACACATCAGAGACTGCACACGGGAGAGAAACCATATAAATGTATTaggtgtgggaaaaccttcaatcaGAGCTCAAATCTGATTTCACATCAGCGAATTCACACTCGAGAGAGGCCCTATAAATGCCTGGAGTGTGTGGAAAGTTTTGACTGGAGCACCCAACTTATTAGACACCAGCTAATCCACACAGGAGAcagaccctataaatgcctggactgtgggaaaagctttaggGACAGCTCAGCCCTTATTACGCATCAGCGAACCCAcacgggagagaaaccctataaatgcctcgagtgcgggaaaagcttcaaccAGAGCTCCACCCTGATTAGACACAAGAGGACTCACACGGGAGAAAAGCCCTATAAATGCTCAGACTGCGGGAAACGTTTCAGTCAGAGCTCGAACCTAATTACGCATCAGAGACTCCACTCAGGAGAGAAACGTTGA